The following are from one region of the Novosphingobium humi genome:
- a CDS encoding transferrin-binding protein-like solute binding protein, translating into MQFRAVLGRIAGIGMLFTLAGCGGDGGVNSTSGGSTTPLAPAPSAVTPSGLSASTSFSNTMQSGNFVTLRAAATVDRPASNSGTASPTVQIAAADANNFISYNAATNVYTLNYTGSSGSQSKVDFTPTGARPTITANGSPDPTEVNFSYNDCYTSGCYSSNYIISHKANNFTYTYTAFGSNSSSSLSMVDSSSSASTSFFVFGFPTPTAAVPRSGSATYTLDLVGTYPGTGTGSVNFAAGTYNFSGNIAQSTAYAQTTGSFQSTGTLATTNGFSGTINLTVNQTIINPSSTANTVNNYTFKGSIGGLFFGPSAQELGGTFVAPNTSTQSNVSGTPVASPAYGAILGHR; encoded by the coding sequence ATGCAATTTCGCGCCGTTCTGGGACGCATTGCCGGCATTGGCATGCTTTTCACTCTTGCCGGATGCGGTGGGGATGGAGGCGTCAACAGCACATCGGGCGGGAGCACGACGCCTTTGGCGCCGGCGCCATCCGCGGTAACGCCATCAGGCCTGTCGGCCAGTACCTCCTTCTCAAATACAATGCAGAGCGGCAATTTTGTCACTTTGCGCGCGGCCGCCACGGTTGATCGCCCCGCCTCCAACAGCGGCACCGCCAGCCCAACGGTGCAGATTGCCGCCGCCGACGCAAACAATTTTATATCTTACAACGCGGCCACCAACGTCTACACCCTCAATTACACCGGGTCATCGGGCTCGCAAAGCAAAGTTGACTTCACCCCGACCGGCGCCCGCCCCACCATCACCGCCAATGGCAGCCCGGATCCCACAGAAGTCAATTTTTCCTATAACGATTGTTATACCAGCGGGTGCTATTCATCGAATTATATAATTTCCCATAAGGCCAATAATTTCACCTATACCTACACCGCATTTGGATCGAACAGCAGCTCGTCCTTGTCGATGGTGGACAGTTCATCGTCCGCCTCGACCAGCTTCTTTGTCTTCGGTTTCCCGACCCCCACCGCCGCCGTGCCGCGCTCCGGCAGCGCCACATATACGCTCGACCTTGTGGGAACCTATCCCGGCACCGGCACCGGCTCTGTCAATTTTGCGGCAGGAACCTACAACTTTTCGGGCAATATTGCGCAATCAACCGCCTATGCGCAAACAACCGGCTCGTTCCAATCAACCGGGACGCTGGCCACCACGAACGGCTTTTCAGGCACGATCAACCTGACCGTCAACCAGACGATCATCAACCCGTCGTCAACCGCCAATACGGTGAACAACTATACGTTCAAGGGCTCCATCGGCGGCCTTTTCTTTGGCCCCTCGGCCCAGGAACTGGGTGGAACGTTTGTTGCACCCAACACGTCGACTCAGAGTAATGTTTCAGGCACCCCGGTGGCGTCCCCCGCTTATGGGGCGATTTTGGGGCATCGCTAG
- a CDS encoding SDR family NAD(P)-dependent oxidoreductase, whose product MSPDVSRAAIVTGASSGIGRAVALELARSGWRLGLVGRDAGRLAQVAQECGGDVHIAAIDMQDSAAFAGFVAEFGAVDLLISNHGILDGRRNGQMVESAEVARDVVAINLQSVIGALHAVLPGMQARGKGQIAIVSSLAGLSPLPDAPAYSASKAGLVMYGLSLREALRGSGVGVSVCCPGYVATPMGGEHLGNRPHEISAQDAARRIVKSALANKRLFGFPAPLWPMALFSLLIPEGLLRLFNGDLRFTVAKR is encoded by the coding sequence ATGAGCCCGGACGTGAGCAGGGCGGCCATCGTCACCGGCGCGTCGAGCGGAATCGGCCGCGCGGTGGCGCTCGAACTGGCGCGCTCCGGTTGGCGGTTGGGGCTGGTGGGGCGCGATGCGGGGCGTCTGGCACAGGTGGCGCAGGAATGCGGCGGCGATGTGCATATCGCCGCGATCGATATGCAGGATAGTGCCGCCTTTGCCGGTTTCGTCGCGGAATTTGGCGCGGTGGATCTGCTCATTTCCAATCACGGCATTCTCGATGGGCGCCGTAACGGGCAAATGGTGGAAAGCGCCGAGGTGGCCCGCGATGTGGTGGCCATTAATCTGCAATCGGTTATCGGCGCGCTCCATGCCGTCCTGCCCGGTATGCAGGCGCGGGGGAAGGGGCAGATCGCGATCGTCTCCTCGCTGGCGGGCCTGTCGCCCCTGCCCGATGCCCCGGCTTATTCGGCCAGCAAGGCCGGGTTGGTGATGTATGGCCTGTCGCTGCGCGAGGCGCTGCGCGGGTCGGGCGTCGGTGTTTCGGTCTGCTGTCCCGGCTATGTCGCCACGCCGATGGGCGGCGAGCATCTGGGCAACCGCCCCCATGAAATCAGCGCGCAGGATGCCGCGCGCCGGATCGTGAAAAGCGCGCTGGCCAACAAGCGGCTTTTCGGCTTTCCCGCGCCGCTCTGGCCCATGGCGCTGTTTTCGCTGCTGATCCCCGAAGGATTGCTGCGCCTGTTCAACGGCGATCTGCGCTTTACCGTGGCCAAGCGCTAG
- a CDS encoding aminotransferase class I/II-fold pyridoxal phosphate-dependent enzyme, protein MRSALIAGVKKATAAPSGLLGGMLAGRGRKAPSFEDLPGFEAIRLQQSLAGKIGIPVPFYRLHEARAGVDTVVEGRPCANFTSYDYLGLNAHPRIVAAVADAAAQWGTSVSASRLTSGERACHRALEGEIASLYGAEDALLFVSGHATNVTTIGTMMGEGDLVIHDALSHNSIVVGAQLSGAHRVNFPHNDIEALDRLLTQLRGQFRHCLIVTEGLFSMDGDGPDLARLVEVKNRHSAWLMVDEAHSLGVLGKTGRGLFEYAGVNPAEVDIWMGTLSKTLVSCGGYIAAPRALIDFLKYRAPGMVYSVGIPATATVAALTALDLMLSEPERVAALRAAGGHFLNKARGAGLNVGDSWGLAVTPIVLGDSLQTVMLSQRLMERGYATVPVLPPGVPEKAARIRFFISAGHTEAQINGVIDTLVAEKASLSHSGITLASIAKNTILQRLQALEEDE, encoded by the coding sequence ATGCGCTCCGCGTTGATCGCGGGGGTGAAAAAGGCGACCGCCGCGCCCTCGGGCCTGCTGGGCGGAATGTTGGCCGGGCGGGGGCGCAAGGCGCCCAGTTTCGAGGATCTGCCCGGTTTCGAGGCGATCCGGCTGCAGCAAAGTCTGGCGGGCAAGATCGGCATTCCGGTGCCCTTCTATCGCCTGCACGAGGCGCGCGCGGGGGTCGATACGGTGGTCGAGGGGCGCCCTTGCGCCAATTTCACCTCCTATGACTATCTGGGGCTGAACGCGCATCCGCGCATCGTGGCCGCCGTGGCCGATGCCGCCGCGCAATGGGGCACCAGCGTTTCGGCAAGCCGCCTGACCTCGGGCGAGCGGGCATGCCATCGCGCGCTGGAGGGCGAGATCGCCAGCCTTTACGGGGCCGAGGACGCGCTGTTGTTCGTGTCGGGCCACGCCACCAATGTGACCACCATCGGCACGATGATGGGCGAGGGCGATCTGGTGATCCATGATGCGCTCTCGCACAATTCCATCGTGGTGGGGGCGCAATTGTCGGGGGCGCACCGCGTCAATTTCCCGCATAATGATATCGAGGCTCTCGACCGTCTGCTGACCCAATTGCGCGGACAGTTCCGCCATTGCCTGATCGTCACCGAGGGCCTGTTCTCGATGGATGGCGACGGGCCGGATCTGGCCCGGCTGGTCGAGGTCAAGAACCGACATTCGGCATGGCTTATGGTGGACGAGGCCCATTCGCTGGGCGTGCTGGGCAAGACCGGGCGCGGCTTGTTCGAATATGCGGGCGTCAATCCGGCCGAGGTCGATATCTGGATGGGCACGCTCTCCAAGACGTTGGTGTCTTGCGGGGGCTATATTGCCGCGCCGCGCGCCTTGATCGATTTCCTGAAGTATCGCGCGCCGGGCATGGTCTATTCGGTGGGCATTCCGGCCACGGCCACAGTGGCGGCGCTGACGGCGCTCGACCTGATGCTGAGCGAGCCGGAACGCGTGGCGGCGCTGCGGGCCGCGGGCGGGCATTTCCTGAACAAGGCGCGGGGCGCCGGGCTCAATGTCGGCGACAGTTGGGGGCTGGCCGTCACGCCCATCGTGCTGGGCGACAGTCTGCAGACCGTCATGCTCTCGCAGCGCCTGATGGAGCGCGGCTATGCCACGGTGCCGGTGCTGCCGCCGGGCGTGCCGGAAAAGGCGGCGCGTATCCGCTTCTTCATCTCGGCCGGCCATACCGAGGCGCAGATCAACGGCGTGATCGACACTTTGGTCGCCGAAAAGGCCTCGCTTTCGCATTCGGGCATCACGCTGGCCAGCATTGCCAAGAACACGATCCTTCAGCGGTTGCAGGCGCTGGAAGAGGACGAATGA
- a CDS encoding type I polyketide synthase yields the protein MTVRHDAAVNAAIVGAACRLPGARDEAAFRNVLNEGLFTVSRVPKGRWHEELAFHPGKNAAGSAYTFAGGFLPDPYDFDIGVFGMSPREAVQVDPQQRLLAELVWEALENARIAPASIAGKEVGVYIGVSALDHANLFGGDPGAIESHFMTGNTLSIVANRISYLFDLKGPSFIVDTACSSSLVAVERALADLRSGRVDTAIVGGVNMLLSPASFVGFSRAQMLSPTGACRPFSARGDGYVRSEGGVVFVLQRADVADPGAIRAIIKGASINSDGRTSGIALPGLSGQTSLLERAYAEAGVSPEDLAFVEAHGTGTVVGDPIEATAIGNVLGRPRSKPLPMGSVKSNIGHLEPASGVAGMMKALIALEQRSYPATLHLDGFNPYIDFDALNLQPARQAVALDDGILHCGVSSFGFGGTNAHVIMSSAPAVPASAPAQAPDALVLSSHCKESLAALADAYADRLEQGVDPAALAAAVADGRALMRQRAVLPLGDGAVMAAQLRALSTGSKSAQVMTGTALAGAVKVCFVYNGNGSQFVGMGREAYGANPAFRRGFDAADAAFMALGHEGLAPAMLGDDLAEKLELALWAQPLIFAIQAGITAALAERGLTPAMVLGHSVGEIAAAHAAGILTLDQAARILMARAHSQEAVHGAGTMATLASGRAAMAELIERSGIAGIDIAASNGPNSITISGPDAAITAFMRFARKNRVAGRQLDIAYPYHSALLDGIEDSFLAELGEISPAAGDVPMISTVTGELHAGAGFDSAYWWQNIRHEVVFSNAVRKAAERGANLFIEIGPRMILCSAMAGTMEAAGFTGRALHSLSDAKGTGGDPIGDIIARAIANGLEPQTVGGQVDRSIDLPTYPWQRKTYAYTPTSAALDVHGIAPRHPLIGARLVQGAPEWRNVLDPQLVPYLADHVVGGEVVVPATALAEMMLAVARDLWGEGGVCVEDFDILQPLVLGSEEQREISTRLISDPASVEIWSRPRFSPDEWHMHARGRIARAPKLRGEAPKITDLTVAHDDAEEIYRKARQSDIEYGPSFSLLKTLRRQGEEILETTQAVPETGTGAYGKPQVLHPASVDAAFHGLFDYVTEGDESTKTWLPIRFERLTVWREGADVTDVTIVVDKSGEQLKTVTLWMRDDAGRTVARLDKALLRAVARVEKPALAGVFHLATPPAGLTTVSRPLAQLAQGWFETTQLPVASDGWLLLHAHMRASAIEALRDMAGPDGMIDLPSLLDPPALDKSGGRPPEQRAWISELLLDLINAGAVKQVGEYIRLIDIDHPEASVILASCAAEFPEASADLALSALAGANLPAILRGEDVAAPRSRLLARYENASLRLQPAVEALAGCVSVMAARIGADYPRHLHVVVAEKDGEAVMAALTDPVASGLMNGAMAGRLRLSIAAADNLAAERLARTMPVAGQWEIIDLSQPQSANADVVLLCAPAERRMQPQEASALAGLLRAGGVLLTAQPAMDALVGFHRGSAPVEGGQEEGVTLAPMLRDLPELGGVTTMGRLDEGLVVHISERKRAMPAAGQLSCTPVMAAGQHGVHTAQVQRALTEGGWVLAPQDAAVPDRLFVVEKSVIGDMAASVDTLRRALFAARDGNIRSRLWVVAMGQGDLGAERVAALRAFARVAMNEMVEADIRFVEIGAGVDDKALALGLGEILMDPGREREFTVTPQGVNSARMLSGLPLAPEPAMEAMRLHFPRPGQLENFQWIEVARHTPPPGHIEVELIATGLNFRDVMLAMGLLFDDVLDEGLAGAVYGLECAGRVVALGEGVHGFALGDLVMGFGQNSFASHAIGPQEAFVPVPEGVSAEAAAGLPVAFYTAWYALVELARLRAGETVLIHGGAGGVGLAAIQIARAIGAKVIATVSSPDKAALARLYGADHICDSRSLDFVDEVREAHGGADVVLNSLSGEAMRGSIKTLRARGRFIELGKRDYVANSLLALRPFRRNLSYFGVDVDQILALDPELTLVGLKAIEQGFAEGIYIPLPVTTYRAGQISEAFRLMQSAGHVGKIVVSAPQRDGVPSLQAAPFAPGKGVQLIVGGTRGFGLATALWLAGKGAEKIVVASRAGAIDPEVLPVVERLRAQGMVFDVAALDVTDAVAVEALVKRVTARHGPIGGVWHTAVTLSDGMLEGLDQATLDKVLAPKVLGAENLHHATLDQPLAHFVMFSSASALIGNPGQGAYAAANGWLEGLARRRMGAGRPALAVQWGAIADVGLLAARGDTLESLSRIAGVTGMQSADALARLDRVLALASRLTDPVVTISDFAEAGALFSLPVPASPAFAGQFTVRGSSVAATGQSLAEMIAGLSEADALKVVATMLAEEAAAIMRLAAADVDLDASIDSLGMDSLMALELRIGIESRYKIELPMMAISAVGNLRELAQRVLVIARGSEEAAPTAVLSDAESALLAIHTGDAGMAETELLGAQRHG from the coding sequence GTGACAGTCAGGCATGATGCGGCCGTGAATGCGGCCATTGTGGGGGCGGCCTGTCGGTTGCCGGGGGCTCGGGATGAGGCTGCATTCCGCAACGTTCTGAATGAGGGTCTGTTTACCGTCAGTCGCGTGCCAAAGGGGCGTTGGCACGAAGAACTGGCGTTCCATCCGGGCAAGAATGCGGCGGGTTCGGCCTATACTTTTGCAGGCGGTTTCCTGCCTGATCCTTATGATTTCGATATTGGCGTGTTTGGCATGTCCCCGCGTGAGGCGGTGCAGGTCGATCCCCAGCAGCGCCTGCTGGCCGAACTGGTGTGGGAAGCGCTGGAAAATGCGCGCATCGCGCCTGCCAGCATCGCGGGCAAGGAAGTGGGCGTCTATATCGGCGTTTCCGCGCTGGATCACGCGAACCTGTTTGGTGGCGATCCCGGCGCGATCGAGAGCCATTTCATGACCGGCAACACATTGTCGATCGTGGCCAACCGCATCTCCTATCTCTTCGACCTCAAAGGCCCCAGCTTCATCGTCGATACGGCGTGTTCGTCCTCGCTGGTGGCGGTGGAGCGGGCGCTGGCCGATCTGCGCAGCGGCCGTGTTGACACCGCTATCGTCGGCGGGGTCAACATGCTGCTCTCGCCCGCCTCGTTTGTGGGTTTCAGCCGGGCGCAAATGCTCTCGCCCACCGGCGCCTGCCGCCCGTTTTCCGCGCGGGGCGATGGCTATGTCCGCTCCGAAGGCGGGGTGGTCTTTGTGCTGCAACGCGCCGATGTCGCCGATCCGGGCGCGATCCGCGCGATCATCAAGGGGGCCTCGATCAATTCGGACGGGCGCACCTCGGGCATCGCGCTGCCCGGTCTGTCGGGCCAGACCAGCCTGCTCGAACGCGCCTATGCCGAAGCGGGCGTTTCGCCCGAGGATCTGGCCTTTGTCGAGGCGCATGGCACCGGCACGGTGGTCGGCGATCCGATCGAGGCGACCGCCATCGGCAATGTTTTGGGCCGCCCGCGCAGCAAGCCCTTGCCGATGGGTTCGGTCAAATCGAACATCGGCCATCTTGAACCGGCCTCGGGCGTGGCGGGTATGATGAAGGCGCTGATCGCGCTCGAGCAGCGGTCCTATCCGGCGACGCTGCATCTCGACGGGTTCAATCCCTATATCGATTTTGACGCGCTCAATCTGCAACCGGCCCGCCAGGCAGTCGCGCTGGACGATGGCATTTTGCATTGCGGCGTGTCCTCCTTCGGTTTTGGCGGCACCAATGCCCATGTGATCATGAGCAGCGCGCCGGCGGTTCCGGCATCGGCGCCCGCGCAGGCGCCCGATGCGCTGGTGCTTTCCAGCCATTGCAAGGAATCGCTGGCCGCGCTGGCGGACGCCTATGCCGATCGTCTCGAGCAAGGCGTCGATCCGGCCGCGCTGGCTGCGGCGGTGGCCGATGGGCGCGCGCTGATGCGCCAGCGGGCCGTGCTGCCGCTGGGCGATGGCGCGGTGATGGCGGCCCAATTGCGGGCGCTTTCCACCGGGAGCAAGAGCGCGCAGGTGATGACCGGCACGGCGCTGGCCGGTGCGGTCAAGGTCTGTTTTGTCTATAACGGCAATGGTTCGCAATTCGTCGGCATGGGGCGCGAGGCTTATGGCGCCAACCCCGCTTTCCGCCGGGGGTTTGATGCGGCCGATGCGGCCTTTATGGCGCTGGGCCATGAAGGCCTGGCCCCGGCCATGCTGGGCGATGATCTGGCCGAGAAGCTGGAGCTGGCGCTGTGGGCCCAGCCGCTGATCTTTGCCATTCAGGCGGGCATTACGGCGGCGCTGGCCGAACGCGGCCTGACCCCGGCCATGGTGCTGGGCCACAGCGTGGGTGAAATCGCCGCGGCCCATGCTGCGGGCATCCTGACGCTGGATCAGGCCGCGCGCATCCTGATGGCCCGCGCGCATTCTCAGGAAGCCGTGCATGGCGCCGGGACGATGGCCACGCTGGCCTCCGGGCGCGCGGCCATGGCCGAACTGATCGAGCGCAGCGGGATCGCCGGGATTGATATTGCGGCCAGCAACGGCCCCAATTCGATCACCATTTCGGGGCCGGATGCGGCGATCACCGCCTTCATGCGTTTTGCGCGCAAGAATCGCGTGGCCGGGCGCCAGCTCGACATTGCTTATCCCTATCACTCGGCGCTGCTGGACGGGATCGAGGACAGCTTCCTTGCCGAACTGGGCGAGATCAGCCCGGCGGCGGGCGATGTGCCGATGATCTCGACCGTGACGGGCGAGCTTCATGCCGGGGCCGGTTTCGACAGTGCCTATTGGTGGCAGAACATCCGCCATGAGGTGGTGTTTTCGAACGCGGTTCGCAAAGCGGCCGAGCGCGGAGCCAATCTGTTTATCGAGATCGGGCCGCGCATGATCCTGTGCTCGGCCATGGCGGGCACGATGGAGGCGGCCGGTTTCACAGGCCGCGCGCTCCACAGCCTGAGCGATGCCAAGGGCACGGGCGGCGATCCCATCGGCGACATCATCGCCCGCGCCATCGCCAACGGGCTTGAGCCGCAGACGGTGGGCGGTCAGGTGGACCGCAGCATCGACCTGCCCACCTATCCGTGGCAGCGCAAGACCTATGCCTATACGCCGACCTCGGCGGCGCTGGATGTGCATGGCATTGCCCCGCGCCATCCGCTGATCGGCGCGCGTCTGGTGCAGGGGGCGCCCGAATGGCGCAATGTGCTTGATCCGCAACTGGTGCCCTATCTGGCCGATCACGTTGTCGGCGGCGAGGTGGTGGTGCCCGCCACGGCGCTGGCCGAAATGATGCTGGCCGTGGCGCGCGATCTGTGGGGCGAGGGCGGCGTTTGCGTTGAGGATTTCGACATCCTCCAGCCGCTGGTGCTGGGCAGCGAGGAGCAGCGCGAGATTTCCACGCGCCTGATCTCGGACCCGGCCAGCGTCGAGATCTGGAGCCGCCCGCGCTTTTCGCCCGACGAATGGCATATGCATGCCCGCGGCCGGATTGCCCGCGCGCCCAAATTGCGCGGCGAGGCGCCCAAAATCACCGATCTGACCGTGGCCCATGACGATGCCGAGGAAATCTATCGCAAGGCGCGCCAGAGCGACATCGAGTATGGCCCCAGCTTCAGCCTGCTCAAGACTCTGCGCCGTCAGGGCGAGGAAATCCTTGAAACCACGCAGGCCGTGCCGGAGACAGGGACGGGCGCCTATGGCAAGCCGCAGGTGCTGCATCCCGCCAGCGTCGATGCCGCCTTCCACGGCCTGTTCGATTATGTCACCGAGGGGGACGAAAGCACCAAGACCTGGCTGCCCATCCGCTTTGAGCGGCTGACGGTGTGGCGCGAGGGGGCCGATGTCACCGATGTGACCATCGTGGTGGACAAGAGCGGCGAGCAGCTCAAGACCGTCACGCTGTGGATGCGCGATGATGCCGGGCGGACGGTCGCGCGGCTGGACAAGGCTTTGCTGCGCGCGGTGGCGCGAGTAGAAAAGCCTGCGCTGGCGGGCGTGTTCCATCTGGCCACCCCGCCTGCGGGCCTCACCACGGTCAGCCGCCCGCTCGCCCAACTGGCTCAGGGCTGGTTCGAGACGACCCAATTGCCGGTGGCTTCCGATGGCTGGCTCTTGCTGCATGCCCATATGCGGGCCAGCGCGATTGAGGCGCTGCGCGATATGGCCGGGCCCGATGGCATGATTGACCTGCCTTCGCTGCTCGATCCGCCCGCGCTGGACAAGAGCGGCGGGCGTCCGCCCGAGCAGCGGGCATGGATCAGCGAACTGTTGCTTGATCTTATCAATGCCGGAGCGGTGAAACAGGTGGGCGAATATATCCGCCTGATCGACATTGACCATCCCGAAGCCTCGGTCATTCTGGCCAGTTGCGCCGCTGAATTCCCTGAGGCCAGCGCCGATCTTGCACTTTCAGCGCTGGCCGGGGCCAATCTGCCCGCGATCCTGCGTGGCGAGGATGTGGCTGCGCCGCGCTCGCGCCTGCTGGCCCGCTATGAAAACGCTTCCCTGCGCCTGCAACCGGCGGTCGAGGCGCTGGCGGGCTGTGTTTCGGTGATGGCGGCGCGGATCGGGGCGGATTATCCGCGTCATCTGCATGTGGTCGTGGCCGAAAAGGATGGAGAGGCGGTGATGGCCGCCCTGACCGATCCGGTGGCGTCGGGATTGATGAACGGGGCGATGGCGGGCCGTTTGCGCCTGTCGATCGCGGCGGCGGACAATCTGGCGGCCGAGAGGCTGGCGCGCACCATGCCGGTGGCGGGCCAATGGGAAATCATCGATCTGTCTCAGCCGCAATCGGCCAATGCGGATGTGGTGCTGCTGTGCGCCCCGGCCGAGCGGCGGATGCAGCCGCAGGAAGCCTCGGCGCTGGCCGGGCTGTTGCGCGCGGGCGGCGTTCTGCTGACTGCGCAGCCGGCGATGGATGCGCTGGTCGGATTCCATCGCGGATCGGCCCCGGTCGAAGGCGGGCAGGAGGAAGGCGTCACGCTGGCCCCGATGCTGCGCGATCTGCCCGAACTGGGCGGGGTGACGACGATGGGCCGGCTTGACGAGGGGCTGGTGGTCCATATCAGCGAGCGCAAACGCGCCATGCCGGCTGCCGGGCAATTGTCCTGCACGCCGGTGATGGCGGCCGGACAGCACGGCGTCCATACCGCGCAGGTGCAGCGCGCGCTGACCGAGGGCGGCTGGGTTCTCGCGCCGCAGGATGCTGCTGTGCCCGACCGCCTGTTCGTGGTCGAAAAGAGCGTCATCGGGGATATGGCCGCGTCGGTTGATACTTTGCGTCGGGCGCTGTTTGCCGCGCGCGACGGCAACATCCGTTCGCGTCTGTGGGTGGTGGCCATGGGGCAGGGCGATCTGGGGGCCGAACGTGTGGCCGCGCTGCGCGCCTTTGCCCGCGTGGCGATGAACGAAATGGTCGAGGCCGATATCCGCTTTGTCGAAATCGGCGCGGGCGTCGATGATAAGGCGCTGGCGCTGGGGCTGGGCGAGATTCTGATGGATCCGGGCCGCGAACGGGAATTTACCGTGACGCCGCAGGGGGTTAATTCTGCGCGGATGCTCTCTGGCCTGCCGCTGGCCCCCGAACCGGCGATGGAGGCGATGCGTCTGCATTTCCCGCGTCCGGGCCAATTGGAGAATTTTCAGTGGATCGAGGTGGCGCGTCATACGCCGCCGCCGGGCCATATCGAGGTCGAACTGATCGCCACGGGGCTGAATTTCCGTGACGTGATGCTGGCCATGGGCCTGTTGTTTGACGACGTGCTGGATGAAGGTCTGGCGGGCGCGGTCTATGGGCTGGAATGCGCCGGGCGCGTGGTCGCGCTGGGCGAGGGGGTGCATGGCTTTGCGCTGGGCGATCTGGTCATGGGCTTTGGCCAGAACAGCTTTGCCAGCCATGCCATCGGCCCGCAGGAAGCCTTTGTGCCCGTGCCCGAGGGTGTTTCGGCCGAGGCGGCGGCGGGTCTGCCGGTGGCATTTTACACCGCTTGGTATGCGCTGGTCGAACTGGCGCGGCTGCGCGCCGGGGAAACGGTGCTGATCCATGGCGGCGCGGGGGGCGTGGGCCTGGCCGCGATCCAGATCGCGCGGGCCATCGGGGCCAAGGTGATCGCTACGGTCTCCAGCCCGGACAAGGCGGCGCTGGCGCGGCTTTATGGCGCGGACCATATTTGCGACAGCCGCAGCCTCGATTTTGTGGATGAGGTGCGCGAGGCGCATGGCGGGGCCGATGTCGTGCTCAACAGCCTGTCGGGCGAGGCGATGCGCGGGTCGATCAAGACCTTGCGCGCGCGCGGTCGCTTTATTGAACTGGGCAAGCGGGATTATGTGGCCAACAGCCTGCTGGCGCTGCGCCCCTTCCGCCGCAATCTCAGCTATTTCGGGGTGGACGTCGATCAGATCCTCGCGCTCGATCCCGAACTCACGCTGGTCGGCCTCAAGGCCATCGAGCAGGGTTTTGCCGAGGGCATCTATATCCCGCTGCCGGTCACGACCTATCGCGCCGGACAGATTTCTGAAGCCTTCCGCCTGATGCAGTCGGCGGGCCATGTCGGCAAGATCGTGGTCAGCGCGCCCCAGCGCGACGGCGTGCCCTCGTTGCAGGCCGCGCCTTTTGCGCCGGGCAAGGGGGTGCAACTGATCGTGGGCGGCACACGCGGCTTTGGTCTGGCCACGGCCTTGTGGCTGGCGGGCAAGGGCGCGGAAAAGATCGTCGTGGCCAGTCGCGCCGGGGCGATTGATCCCGAGGTTTTGCCCGTGGTCGAACGGTTGCGCGCGCAGGGCATGGTGTTTGACGTGGCCGCGCTCGATGTGACCGACGCGGTGGCGGTCGAGGCGCTGGTCAAGCGCGTGACGGCGCGCCATGGGCCGATTGGCGGGGTGTGGCATACGGCGGTGACGCTCTCGGACGGCATGCTCGAAGGGCTGGATCAGGCAACGCTCGACAAGGTGCTGGCGCCCAAGGTGCTGGGGGCGGAAAACCTCCACCATGCCACGCTGGACCAGCCGTTGGCCCATTTCGTGATGTTCTCGTCGGCCTCGGCGCTGATCGGCAATCCGGGGCAGGGCGCCTATGCGGCGGCCAATGGCTGGCTGGAAGGGCTGGCGCGGCGGCGGATGGGCGCGGGGCGTCCGGCGCTGGCGGTGCAATGGGGGGCGATTGCCGATGTGGGCCTGCTGGCCGCGCGCGGCGATACGCTGGAAAGCCTGAGCCGCATTGCGGGCGTGACCGGCATGCAGTCGGCCGATGCGCTGGCGCGGCTGGACAGGGTGCTGGCGCTGGCCTCGCGCCTGACCGATCCGGTGGTGACCATTTCCGACTTTGCCGAGGCCGGGGCGCTCTTCTCCCTGCCGGTGCCCGCCTCGCCCGCCTTTGCCGGACAGTTCACGGTGCGCGGTTCGTCCGTGGCGGCCACGGGACAGAGCCTTGCCGAGATGATCGCCGGGCTCAGCGAAGCCGACGCGCTCAAGGTGGTGGCCACGATGCTGGCCGAGGAAGCCGCCGCGATCATGCGTCTGGCGGCGGCCGATGTCGATCTGGATGCCTCGATCGATTCGCTGGGCATGGACTCGCTGATGGCGCTTGAACTGCGCATCGGGATCGAGAGCCGGTACAAGATCGAATTGCCGATGATGGCGATCAGCGCGGTCGGCAATCTGCGCGAATTGGCCCAGCGCGTGCTGGTGATCGCGCGCGGATCGGAAGAAGCAGCGCCAACAGCGGTGCTGAGCGATGCCGAAAGCGCCCTGTTGGCCATTCACACCGGCGATGCCGGCATGGCCGAAACCGAATTGCTTGGAGCCCAGCGCCATGGTTGA